The Gemmatimonadota bacterium genome has a segment encoding these proteins:
- a CDS encoding cyclase family protein, whose amino-acid sequence MKRIFCITLLITLMLVPVYAQQSPSEWGPEDERGAANRLTPAKVLEATKLIKTGKVYQLGKVYEHGIPLFGSRHYSLTIVGNPSGGPLGENKLVWYDEMFSGEIGQIGTQFDGLGHIGTRVGNEDVYYNGFKSSNFSKPYGLEKLGVEKAGSFFTRGVLIDIAGYKGVERLEVGYVITVADTEGALKKQNVSVGEGDVVIFRTGHGTLWMKDNETFNKGQPGIGMAVGQWLVNKKIVMVAGDTWGLEVVPGEDAALAFPVHQLLIAQHGIYILENLDLEELAKDQVYEFAFVFSPLRLKGGTGSPGNPIAVK is encoded by the coding sequence ATGAAACGCATTTTTTGTATAACACTACTGATCACTTTGATGCTGGTGCCAGTATATGCCCAGCAATCGCCATCGGAATGGGGTCCCGAAGATGAACGGGGTGCTGCAAACCGGTTGACACCTGCCAAAGTCCTGGAAGCGACCAAATTGATCAAAACCGGCAAAGTCTATCAATTGGGAAAAGTATATGAACACGGAATACCGCTATTTGGTTCCCGGCATTACAGTCTCACAATCGTAGGCAACCCAAGTGGTGGACCACTCGGAGAAAACAAACTCGTGTGGTACGATGAAATGTTCAGTGGTGAAATCGGCCAAATCGGTACACAATTCGATGGATTGGGGCATATTGGCACGCGGGTAGGAAACGAGGATGTGTATTACAACGGCTTCAAAAGCTCGAACTTCAGCAAACCCTATGGCCTGGAAAAATTGGGTGTAGAAAAGGCGGGGTCATTTTTCACGCGCGGCGTACTGATAGACATCGCGGGATACAAAGGTGTCGAGCGATTGGAAGTCGGATACGTAATCACAGTGGCCGATACCGAAGGCGCGCTCAAAAAACAGAATGTATCCGTGGGAGAAGGCGATGTAGTAATCTTCCGCACGGGACACGGCACCCTGTGGATGAAAGACAATGAAACATTCAATAAAGGCCAGCCGGGCATTGGAATGGCTGTGGGCCAGTGGCTCGTAAATAAAAAAATTGTAATGGTCGCAGGCGATACCTGGGGCCTGGAAGTCGTACCCGGCGAGGACGCCGCGCTGGCTTTTCCCGTACATCAACTGCTCATCGCCCAGCACGGGATATACATATTAGAAAACCTGGACCTGGAAGAACTGGCAAAAGATCAGGTATATGAATTTGCATTTGTATTTTCGCCACTGCGCCTGAAAGGCGGAACGGGTTCTCCGGGAAATCCAATAGCCGTAAAATAG